In Pseudoalteromonas xiamenensis, the following are encoded in one genomic region:
- a CDS encoding trimeric intracellular cation channel family protein has product MQDLWHWFDLVGVAVFAISGTLIAHSKHMDGFGVIVLATVTGIGGGTVRDIILDTPVFWLRDPSYFIAIFTAIALSIYVLNRQRNMPAQLLQIADAFGLAFFAVMGMQKAVLLGMPNTTVVIMGVLTGCFGGVIRDVLAREIPLLLKGELYAITCIAGGIVYTQALSFDLGMTVAMWSAMATTLCMRLAAMRWNWVIHVFRYPEGHQSS; this is encoded by the coding sequence ATGCAAGATCTTTGGCATTGGTTTGATTTAGTCGGTGTGGCTGTATTTGCTATCTCTGGCACCTTAATTGCGCACAGCAAACATATGGATGGATTTGGGGTGATCGTTCTCGCAACGGTTACTGGTATTGGTGGCGGTACCGTCAGAGATATTATTTTGGATACTCCGGTGTTTTGGCTACGAGATCCGAGTTACTTTATTGCTATTTTCACCGCCATTGCGCTCAGTATTTATGTGTTGAATCGTCAACGCAATATGCCTGCGCAACTGTTGCAAATAGCGGATGCGTTTGGCCTCGCGTTTTTTGCTGTTATGGGAATGCAAAAAGCTGTATTGCTCGGCATGCCGAATACCACCGTTGTGATTATGGGCGTTTTAACGGGTTGTTTTGGTGGCGTGATCCGTGATGTGTTAGCGAGAGAGATCCCCCTTTTACTGAAAGGGGAATTGTATGCGATTACCTGCATTGCTGGCGGTATTGTCTATACTCAAGCCTTATCGTTTGATTTAGGTATGACGGTTGCGATGTGGTCAGCGATGGCGACGACCTTATGCATGCGTTTAGCTGCCATGCGGTGGAATTGGGTAATCCATGTTTTCCGTTATCCAGAGGGACATCAATCGTCATAA
- a CDS encoding response regulator transcription factor, whose protein sequence is MAIHVLLVEDDELLVKRIQSHFQNTEFFISVDDTGARALEQVEQSVKENNPIRLAIVDVVLPHHDGLQLSRELNTLTNVGVIVLSSRDSQADRIAGLAQGADDYICKPVDLLELELRMRAVYKRLASQFQQQDDEEEEYIEYADFKLHPDNRTLINPQGYESRLTEAEHKVLICLIANAGKATSREKISEDIGQVDWSPNDRTVDVLVGRLRKKLGDEKEQKRIVTVRGKGYMLST, encoded by the coding sequence ATGGCCATTCACGTCTTGTTAGTCGAAGACGACGAGCTTTTAGTAAAACGGATCCAAAGCCACTTTCAGAACACCGAATTTTTTATTTCGGTTGATGACACGGGTGCGCGAGCTTTGGAGCAGGTCGAACAAAGCGTAAAAGAAAACAATCCCATTCGCCTTGCTATTGTCGATGTGGTGTTGCCTCATCATGATGGTTTACAGCTTTCTCGTGAACTCAATACGTTGACCAACGTCGGCGTTATTGTGTTATCCAGTCGAGATTCTCAAGCTGATAGGATAGCGGGTCTTGCACAAGGTGCAGACGACTATATCTGTAAACCCGTTGATTTATTGGAACTTGAACTGCGCATGCGTGCTGTATATAAACGCCTTGCGAGTCAATTCCAGCAACAAGACGACGAGGAAGAAGAATACATCGAATATGCAGACTTTAAGTTGCATCCAGATAACCGTACATTGATTAATCCCCAAGGGTATGAATCACGTTTAACCGAAGCTGAGCATAAAGTGTTAATTTGTCTCATTGCTAACGCGGGTAAAGCCACCTCACGTGAAAAAATTTCGGAAGACATAGGTCAAGTAGACTGGAGTCCAAATGACCGTACCGTCGATGTGCTGGTTGGCCGTTTACGCAAGAAGCTTGGTGACGAAAAAGAACAAAAACGTATCGTCACTGTACGTGGTAAAGGCTACATGCTTTCAACCTAA
- a CDS encoding alpha/beta hydrolase family protein, with product MKITTTLSLLCCALSLHLNAAQIEKQQIEFIGPLTSGSTLKPFETPHRNEMVDALAATLSASHEKLILGQKTLKWQSYDSVSALTIEGMQALKYRFSTTRFTEGKFTLVGIEKATVYLNGERQGDSTTQSIALPTGDYELLVVAEQVPDWNKVTLSFEGKADHDVVLPHTSPTHSLSPKQLFDAPTVSAISLSPNGKFYITTERKYSDKTGNKPISVTTLFSANGDVKYRFAGNSAAALSWSPDSKRIAFLSNDELNILDVATLNLNTMPYNLASTSDWQFFDNNSLIFSWSKNTDDNDKITKHYRGLEDRWSYFRENSQIYRLDLESGLITAATKGKLSATLEDFDSERNTILISRQLSDYAAAPHAMTELVEVDLTSDKETMIGQYRTFNEARYGKKGFYVVAGPDFMNGAGRAIPEGQLANNYDGQLYWLSSDGKDVEALSKTFDPSIGGFEVVNKEDLILSVTEEDTKPLFFYDASKNRFTRLKTGLDVTEKFAVTHSSTPDVYVTGSTATSPQQLVKLNVNKNKPETLWDSKPLAYADTAIPQLEEFNFKNQDGIEIKGRVYLPTNLDKTKQYPALVYYYGGTSPVNRGFTGRYPFNYWAAQGYVVYVLQPTGATGFGQAFSSAHVNAWGEKTADDIIQGTQAFLKQYHFVNPKKVGNLGASYGGFMTMLLATKTDLFSASIAHAGISNITSYWGQGWWGYLYSGEASKNSFPWNNPTLYSQHSPVFHADKVNSPLLLIHGDADTNVPPGESHNMYTALKILGKDVELVEFKGANHQIFARDRRFKWWDTMQAYFDKHLKDEPQWWDYLYQGK from the coding sequence ATGAAGATAACAACGACACTTTCTTTGCTGTGTTGTGCATTGTCATTACACCTCAATGCAGCTCAGATTGAAAAACAACAAATAGAATTCATTGGACCATTGACCTCAGGTTCAACGCTGAAGCCGTTTGAAACGCCGCATAGAAATGAGATGGTTGATGCGCTTGCAGCTACGTTAAGTGCATCACATGAAAAACTAATACTGGGTCAAAAAACGCTGAAGTGGCAGTCTTACGACTCTGTAAGTGCACTGACAATTGAAGGGATGCAAGCCTTAAAATATCGTTTTTCGACAACTCGTTTTACTGAAGGTAAATTTACGCTTGTTGGAATTGAGAAAGCGACCGTCTATTTGAATGGCGAGCGTCAAGGTGACTCAACGACACAGTCTATCGCATTGCCTACCGGTGATTACGAATTATTAGTTGTGGCCGAGCAAGTCCCTGATTGGAATAAAGTCACGCTCTCATTTGAGGGTAAAGCAGATCATGATGTAGTTTTGCCACACACCTCTCCTACACACTCACTGTCTCCTAAACAATTATTCGATGCGCCAACCGTAAGCGCTATCTCTTTGTCACCAAACGGTAAGTTCTATATTACAACGGAACGTAAGTACAGTGATAAAACAGGCAATAAGCCTATTAGCGTTACAACATTATTTAGCGCAAACGGTGACGTGAAATACCGTTTTGCTGGAAATTCCGCTGCTGCATTAAGTTGGTCGCCAGACAGTAAGCGTATTGCGTTTCTATCGAATGATGAATTAAACATCCTTGATGTGGCGACACTTAATCTCAACACTATGCCATATAATCTCGCATCGACCTCTGATTGGCAGTTCTTCGATAACAACTCTTTGATTTTCTCTTGGTCAAAAAACACGGATGATAATGATAAAATCACTAAACATTATCGAGGACTTGAAGATCGCTGGTCTTACTTTAGAGAAAACAGCCAAATCTACCGCCTTGATCTCGAAAGTGGTCTTATCACCGCTGCGACCAAAGGTAAATTAAGTGCCACACTTGAAGATTTCGATTCCGAAAGAAACACGATTCTTATTAGTCGCCAATTAAGCGATTATGCCGCAGCACCCCATGCGATGACGGAATTGGTTGAGGTTGACTTAACATCAGATAAAGAAACGATGATTGGTCAATACAGAACCTTCAATGAGGCGCGTTACGGCAAAAAAGGGTTTTATGTTGTGGCGGGTCCTGATTTTATGAACGGCGCCGGTCGCGCTATTCCAGAAGGACAGTTGGCTAATAATTATGATGGACAGCTTTATTGGCTTTCTTCGGATGGTAAAGACGTCGAGGCGCTTAGCAAAACGTTCGACCCTTCCATCGGTGGCTTTGAAGTCGTTAACAAAGAAGACCTGATATTGTCCGTCACCGAAGAAGACACAAAACCCTTGTTCTTCTACGACGCCTCTAAAAATCGCTTCACACGCTTGAAAACGGGGCTGGATGTCACGGAAAAATTTGCGGTCACTCACTCTAGTACTCCTGACGTTTACGTCACAGGTTCAACCGCGACTTCACCACAACAATTGGTAAAACTGAACGTCAATAAAAACAAACCAGAAACGTTGTGGGACTCGAAACCACTTGCCTATGCGGATACCGCGATTCCTCAATTGGAAGAGTTCAATTTCAAAAACCAAGATGGAATTGAGATAAAAGGTCGAGTTTACTTACCTACGAACCTAGATAAGACGAAACAATACCCTGCATTAGTCTATTATTACGGTGGCACATCACCGGTTAATCGTGGTTTCACTGGACGTTACCCATTTAATTACTGGGCTGCGCAAGGTTATGTCGTCTATGTGCTGCAACCAACAGGTGCCACTGGTTTTGGCCAAGCATTCTCTTCTGCACACGTAAATGCATGGGGTGAAAAAACAGCGGATGACATTATTCAAGGTACTCAGGCATTTTTGAAGCAGTATCACTTTGTAAACCCTAAAAAAGTGGGGAATTTAGGCGCGTCGTATGGTGGCTTCATGACCATGTTACTTGCGACCAAAACCGATTTATTCAGTGCGTCAATTGCCCATGCTGGTATTTCCAATATTACGTCCTATTGGGGCCAAGGTTGGTGGGGATACTTGTATTCAGGTGAAGCTTCAAAAAATAGTTTCCCATGGAATAACCCAACTCTGTACTCACAACACAGTCCGGTTTTCCATGCAGACAAAGTGAACTCTCCTTTACTGCTAATCCACGGTGATGCCGATACAAACGTGCCACCAGGCGAAAGTCATAACATGTATACGGCGCTAAAAATCCTAGGTAAAGATGTTGAGTTAGTTGAATTCAAAGGCGCTAACCATCAAATCTTTGCACGCGACCGTCGCTTTAAATGGTGGGATACAATGCAAGCCTACTTTGATAAGCATCTAAAAGATGAGCCACAATGGTGGGATTACCTATATCAAGGTAAATAG
- a CDS encoding YifB family Mg chelatase-like AAA ATPase translates to MSLARVLTRAQVGVRAPLVQVEVHLSNGLPAFQIVGLPETSVKEAKERVRSALTNAHFSFPDTRITVNLAPADLPKEGGRFDLAIAIGILVASGQLPDTVTNQAEFFGELALNGELRPVHAILPSVIAASQEKHHCFIPLLNDPMASLASHSERYAVDSLQSLWRFVQGEPTAQVNAIYHTDVEQLNMDVDFSEVKGQSAAKRVLEIAAAGGHNVLFLGPPGTGKSMLAQRFPSIMPLMSESQALESAAVHSLMGHAFEPKRWRIRPFRSPHHTCSAVALVGGSSNPKPGEISLAHNGVLFLDELPEFDRKVLDSLREPMETGVVTISRAARQVDFPARFQLVAALNPSPTGHHTDKRATPDQVLRYLAKISGPFVDRIDLQIELPKLSSIELMSSCQAESSAVIRKRVQAAFDFAQQRQNKTNALLGSKEVERFCHLNSECQAYMSKAMEKLNLSPRSYHRVLKVARTIADLEQLPVIPLQAIKEALSYRAFERLLNQLG, encoded by the coding sequence ATGTCATTAGCCAGAGTATTAACCCGTGCTCAAGTGGGAGTACGGGCACCACTAGTCCAAGTGGAAGTTCATTTGAGTAATGGGTTGCCAGCTTTTCAGATAGTAGGTTTACCTGAAACCTCCGTTAAAGAAGCCAAAGAGCGTGTGAGAAGCGCACTAACCAATGCCCATTTTTCATTCCCTGATACACGTATTACCGTTAATTTAGCCCCCGCAGATTTGCCAAAAGAGGGAGGTCGCTTTGATTTGGCAATCGCCATCGGTATTTTGGTGGCATCAGGGCAATTGCCAGACACGGTGACCAACCAAGCTGAATTCTTTGGAGAGTTAGCCTTAAATGGTGAACTTCGGCCTGTGCATGCAATTTTGCCCTCCGTTATCGCTGCCTCACAAGAGAAGCACCATTGCTTCATACCACTATTGAATGATCCCATGGCCAGCCTCGCATCACACTCAGAACGATATGCGGTCGATTCACTGCAGTCATTGTGGAGATTTGTGCAAGGTGAACCCACTGCACAGGTTAATGCGATTTATCACACTGACGTAGAACAATTGAACATGGATGTCGATTTTAGTGAAGTCAAAGGGCAGAGTGCGGCGAAGCGTGTACTCGAAATTGCGGCGGCAGGCGGACATAATGTATTGTTTCTTGGTCCCCCTGGTACAGGAAAGTCGATGTTGGCGCAGCGTTTTCCATCAATTATGCCATTAATGAGCGAGTCGCAAGCACTTGAGAGTGCAGCTGTGCATTCACTCATGGGGCATGCCTTTGAACCCAAACGTTGGCGGATCAGACCGTTTCGAAGTCCCCATCATACTTGTTCTGCTGTCGCCTTAGTAGGCGGTTCATCGAATCCTAAGCCTGGCGAAATTTCGCTTGCCCACAACGGCGTACTCTTCCTTGATGAGTTGCCTGAATTTGATCGAAAAGTGTTGGATTCACTTCGCGAACCGATGGAAACCGGTGTGGTGACTATTTCTAGGGCTGCGAGACAAGTGGACTTTCCAGCCCGTTTTCAATTGGTTGCAGCATTGAACCCGAGTCCAACAGGACATCACACCGATAAACGAGCAACACCTGACCAAGTATTACGTTATTTAGCCAAGATAAGTGGTCCATTTGTAGACCGAATTGATTTACAGATAGAATTGCCCAAACTTTCCAGCATTGAGCTGATGTCGTCTTGCCAAGCGGAGAGTAGCGCTGTTATTCGAAAGCGCGTTCAAGCGGCTTTTGATTTTGCACAACAACGTCAAAATAAAACCAATGCGTTATTAGGGTCTAAAGAGGTGGAACGTTTTTGTCATTTAAATTCGGAATGCCAAGCCTATATGAGTAAGGCGATGGAGAAATTGAATTTGTCACCTCGTTCTTATCATCGAGTATTGAAAGTCGCGAGGACAATTGCTGACTTAGAGCAATTGCCTGTAATACCGCTACAGGCAATCAAAGAAGCGCTCAGCTATCGGGCTTTTGAGCGCTTATTAAACCAATTAGGTTGA